One segment of Brassica napus cultivar Da-Ae chromosome C3, Da-Ae, whole genome shotgun sequence DNA contains the following:
- the LOC106356569 gene encoding transcription factor bHLH146-like — MERQIMNNKKRLFSVEPTELSPSEVFTRKYTSHLVPALKKLNMDKSPSPINQLTVKHEVDKALALSAQEFAWSGFLLQKLSSSNNPTTTTSSSSNGARILEGACKEDEDGEIEEKLSELRKLLPGGEEMNVEEMLSEIGNYIKCLELQTIALKSIVQDTT, encoded by the coding sequence ATGGAGAGGCAAATCATGAACAACAAGAAACGACTATTCTCTGTTGAACCAACCGAACTATCCCCTAGTGAAGTTTTCACAAGGAAATACACAAGCCACTTAGTTCCTGCACTCAAGAAGCTCAACATGGACAAGAGCCCTTCACCAATCAACCAACTAACCGTGAAGCATGAAGTAGACAAGGCTTTGGCTTTGTCTGCTCAAGAATTTGCATGGAGCGGTTTCTTGCTACAGAAGCTATCCTCCTCGAACAATCCAACCACTACTACAAGTTCTTCTTCCAATGGAGCTCGTATTCTAGAAGGAGCCTGTAAAGAAGACGAAGATGGAGAGATAGAGGAGAAACTGAGTGAACTACGGAAGCTTTTGCCAGGTGGAGAAGAGATGAATGTGGAAGAAATGTTGAGTGAGATTGGCAATTACATTAAATGTCTTGAGTTACAGACGATTGCTCTTAAGTCGATTGTTCAAGATACTACTTGA
- the LOC106390065 gene encoding villin-4 isoform X2 yields MSVSMRDLDPAFQGAGQKAGIEVWRIENFSPTPIPKSSIGKFFTGDSYIVLKTTALKTGALRHDIHYWLGKDTSQDEAGTAAVKTVELDAALGGRAVQYREVQAHETEKFLSYFKPCIIPQEGGVASGFKHVEAEEHITRLFVCRGKHVVHVKEVPFARSSLNHDDIYILDTKSKIFQFNGSNSSIQERAKALEVVQYIKDTYHDGTCEVATVEDGRLMADAESGEFWGFFGGFAPLPRKTANDEDKTYTSDITQLFCVEKGQANPVEGDSLKREMLDTSKCYILDCGLEVFVWMGRTTSLDDRKVASGAAEEMIRSSERPKSQMIRIIEGFETVTFRSKFDTWTQETNTTVSEDGRGRVAALLQRQGVNVRGLMKAAPPKEEPQAFIDCTGNLQVWRVNGQEKILLQAADHSKFYSGDCYVFQYSYPGEEKEEVLIGTWFGKQSVEEERASAVSMASKMVETMKFVPAQARIYEGKEPLQFFVIMQSFIVFKGGISSGYKKYIAEKEVDDDTYNENGLALFRIQGSGPENMQAIQVDPVASSLNSSYCYILHNDSSVFTWIGNLATSTDQELVERQLDLIKPNLQTRAQKEGSESEQFWELLGGKSEYRSQKLTKEPESDPHLFSCSFTKDILKVTEIYNFTQDDLMTEDIFIVDCHSEIFVWVGQEVAPKNKLLALTIGEKFIEKDSLLEKLSPEAPIYVIMEGGEPSFFTRFFTSWDSSKSAMHGNSFQRKLRIVKNGGTPVAEKPKRRTPASYSGRASVPDKSQQRTRSMSFSPERVRVRGRSPAFNALAATFESQNARNLSTPPPVVRKLYPRSVTPDSSKLAPKSSAISSRSALFEQRLKTPPQEPSVSKPPKASPKTPESPAMESNSKGKEEKKENENEEEKSMSSRIGSLTIQEDAKEGVEDEEDLPAHPYERLKTTSSDPVSDIDVTRREAYLSSEEFKEKFGMTKEAFYKLPKWKQNKFKMAVQLF; encoded by the exons ATGTCTGTTTCAATGAGAGATTTGGATCCAGCTTTCCAAGGAGCTGGACAAAAAGC CGGCATTGAGGTATGGCGTATAGAGAATTTCAGCCCTACACCCATTCCTAAGTCCTCCATTGGCAAGTTTTTCACCGGAGACTCTTACATAGTATTGAAG ACAACGGCGTTGAAAACAGGTGCATTGCGCCATGATATCCATTACTGGCTTGGTAAAGATACCTCTCAG gatGAAGCTGGGACTGCTGCAGTTAAGACGGTTGAATTAGATGCAGCTCTAGGAGGTCGTGCAGTTCAGTATCGGGAAGTTCAAGCCCACGAAACCGAGAAATTCTTGTCGTACTTTAAGCCATGTATCATACCTCAAGAAGGTGGTGTAGCTTCAGGATTCAAACACGTGGAAGCTGAAGAGCATATCACCCGCTTGTTCGTCTGCAGAGGAAAACATGTTGTTCATGTCAAAGAG GTCCCGTTTGCTAGGAGTTCTTTAAACCATGACGACATTTACATTCTTGACACAAAGTCAAAGATTTTTCAGTTCAATGGATCAAATTCAAGTATCCAAGAGAGAGCAAAAGCATTGGAAGTGGTTCAATACATCAAAGATACTTACCATGATGGCACATGTGAAGTTGCTACCGTTG AGGATGGGAGACTTATGGCTGATGCTGAGAGTGGAGAGTTTTGGGGTTTCTTTGGTGGTTTCGCTCCTCTACCTAGAAAAACAGCTAATGATGAAGACAAAACTTACACTTCAGATATCACACAATTATTTTG TGTGGAGAAGGGACAAGCAAATCCTGTTGAAGGAGATTCTTTGAAAAGAGAGATGCTGGATACAAGCAAGTGTTACATTCTTGATTGTGGACTCGAAGTGTTTGTTTGGATGGGTAGAACCACATCTCTTGATGATAGAAAAGTTGCAAGTGGAGCAGCAgaa GAAATGATTCGTTCATCTGAACGACCCAAATCGCAAATGATCCGGATAATAGAGGGGTTTGAAACCGTGACATTTAGATCAAAGTTTGATACCTGGACTCAAGAAACTAATACAACCGTGTCAGAGGATGGTAGAGGCAGAGTTGCTG CACTTTTGCAACGGCAAGGAGTGAATGTGAGAGGCCTGATGAAAGCTGCTCCACCTAAAGAAGAGCCTCAAGCTTTCATTGATTGCACGGGGAATCTGCAGGTTTGGCGTGTGAATGGTCAGGAAAAGATTCTTCTTCAAGCTGCTGATCATTCGAAGTTCTACAGTGGAGATTGCTATGTTTTCCAGTACTCTTATCCTggagaagaaaaggaagaagtTCTTATAGGAACTTGGTTCGGCAAGCAAAGTGTGGAG GAAGAAAGAGCTTCTGCAGTCTCTATGGCGAGCAAAATGGTTGAGACAATGAAGTTTGTGCCAGCTCAA GCTCGCATCTATGAAGGAAAAGAACCTCTTCAGTTCTTTGTGATTATGCAAAGCTTTATAGTTTTTAAG GGTGGTATTAGCAGTggatataagaaatatatagcagagaaagaagttgatgatgataCATACAATGAGAATGGTCTTGCTCTATTCCGCATTCAAGGGTCTGGTCCGGAGAATATGCAAGCCATACAAGTTGACCCG GTTGCTTCATCATTGAACTCCTCATACTGTTACATACTACATAATGATTCTTCTGTCTTTACTTGGATTGGGAATCTAGCAACCTCAACTGACCAGGAACTCGTTGAGAGACAGCTTGATCTTATTAAG CCAAACCTTCAGACTAGAGCACAAAAGGAAGGTTCAGAATCAGAACAGTTCTGGGAGTTATTAGGAGGCAAAAGCGAATATAGGAGCCAAAAGCTCACAAAAGAACCAGAGAGTGACCCTCACTTGTTCTCTTGCTCGTTCACTAAAG acATTCTGAAG GTGACAGAGATATATAACTTCACTCAGGATGACTTGATGACCGAAGATATATTTATTGTTGACTGTCACTCAGAGATCTTTGTCTGGGTTGGCCAAGAAGTAGCCCCCAAGAACAAGTTGCTAGCGTTAACTATTGGAGAG aaATTCATAGAGAAAGATTCTCTCCTGGAAAAGTTATCCCCTGAAGCTCCTATATATGTGATCATGGAAGGTGGTGAGCCAAGTTTCTTCACCCGGTTTTTCACTTCTTGGGATTCCTCTAAATCAGCT atgcatGGAAACTCATTCCAAAGAAAACTCAGAATTGTCAAAAATGGTGGAACTCCAGTTGCAGAA AAGCCGAAACGGCGAACTCCAGCTTCATATAGTGGACGAGCCAGCGTTCCTGACAAGTCCCAGCAGCGGACAAGAAGCATGTCGTTTAGTCCAGAGAGGGTTCGCGTGAGGGGAAGATCTCCAGCGTTCAATGCACTGGCAGCAACATTTGAGAGCCAAAATGCAAGAAACCTCTCAACTCCTCCGCCAGTAGTTAGAAAACTTTACCCCAGATCTGTCACTCCTGATTCATCAAAGCTTGCTCCCAAGTCTTCAGCCATTTCTTCTCGTAGTGCCCTTTTCGAACAACGGTTAAAAACACCTCCCCAAGAACCTTCAGTTTCAAAACCACCCAAAG CGAGCCCAAAGACACCTGAGTCTCCAGCTATGGAATCCAACTCAAAAgggaaggaagagaagaaggaaaATGAGAACGAGGAGGAGAAATCAATGAGCAGCAGGATAGGATCTCTGACGATTCAAGAAGATGCTAAAGAAGGagtggaagatgaagaagacttACCAGCTCACCCATATGAACGTCTCAAGACAACTTCATCTGATCCTGTCTCAGACATTGATGTAACAAGGAGAGAG GCTTACCTTTCATCAGAGGAGTTCAAAGAGAAGTTTGGTATGACTAAAGAAGCTTTCTACAAGCTGCCTaaatggaaacaaaacaaattcaagATGGCTGTTCAACTCTTCTGA
- the LOC106390065 gene encoding villin-4 isoform X1 translates to MSVSMRDLDPAFQGAGQKAGIEVWRIENFSPTPIPKSSIGKFFTGDSYIVLKTTALKTGALRHDIHYWLGKDTSQDEAGTAAVKTVELDAALGGRAVQYREVQAHETEKFLSYFKPCIIPQEGGVASGFKHVEAEEHITRLFVCRGKHVVHVKEVPFARSSLNHDDIYILDTKSKIFQFNGSNSSIQERAKALEVVQYIKDTYHDGTCEVATVEDGRLMADAESGEFWGFFGGFAPLPRKTANDEDKTYTSDITQLFCVEKGQANPVEGDSLKREMLDTSKCYILDCGLEVFVWMGRTTSLDDRKVASGAAEVSFFSLSNLKKVLQSLCCGYADVRRIMQEMIRSSERPKSQMIRIIEGFETVTFRSKFDTWTQETNTTVSEDGRGRVAALLQRQGVNVRGLMKAAPPKEEPQAFIDCTGNLQVWRVNGQEKILLQAADHSKFYSGDCYVFQYSYPGEEKEEVLIGTWFGKQSVEEERASAVSMASKMVETMKFVPAQARIYEGKEPLQFFVIMQSFIVFKGGISSGYKKYIAEKEVDDDTYNENGLALFRIQGSGPENMQAIQVDPVASSLNSSYCYILHNDSSVFTWIGNLATSTDQELVERQLDLIKPNLQTRAQKEGSESEQFWELLGGKSEYRSQKLTKEPESDPHLFSCSFTKDILKVTEIYNFTQDDLMTEDIFIVDCHSEIFVWVGQEVAPKNKLLALTIGEKFIEKDSLLEKLSPEAPIYVIMEGGEPSFFTRFFTSWDSSKSAMHGNSFQRKLRIVKNGGTPVAEKPKRRTPASYSGRASVPDKSQQRTRSMSFSPERVRVRGRSPAFNALAATFESQNARNLSTPPPVVRKLYPRSVTPDSSKLAPKSSAISSRSALFEQRLKTPPQEPSVSKPPKASPKTPESPAMESNSKGKEEKKENENEEEKSMSSRIGSLTIQEDAKEGVEDEEDLPAHPYERLKTTSSDPVSDIDVTRREAYLSSEEFKEKFGMTKEAFYKLPKWKQNKFKMAVQLF, encoded by the exons ATGTCTGTTTCAATGAGAGATTTGGATCCAGCTTTCCAAGGAGCTGGACAAAAAGC CGGCATTGAGGTATGGCGTATAGAGAATTTCAGCCCTACACCCATTCCTAAGTCCTCCATTGGCAAGTTTTTCACCGGAGACTCTTACATAGTATTGAAG ACAACGGCGTTGAAAACAGGTGCATTGCGCCATGATATCCATTACTGGCTTGGTAAAGATACCTCTCAG gatGAAGCTGGGACTGCTGCAGTTAAGACGGTTGAATTAGATGCAGCTCTAGGAGGTCGTGCAGTTCAGTATCGGGAAGTTCAAGCCCACGAAACCGAGAAATTCTTGTCGTACTTTAAGCCATGTATCATACCTCAAGAAGGTGGTGTAGCTTCAGGATTCAAACACGTGGAAGCTGAAGAGCATATCACCCGCTTGTTCGTCTGCAGAGGAAAACATGTTGTTCATGTCAAAGAG GTCCCGTTTGCTAGGAGTTCTTTAAACCATGACGACATTTACATTCTTGACACAAAGTCAAAGATTTTTCAGTTCAATGGATCAAATTCAAGTATCCAAGAGAGAGCAAAAGCATTGGAAGTGGTTCAATACATCAAAGATACTTACCATGATGGCACATGTGAAGTTGCTACCGTTG AGGATGGGAGACTTATGGCTGATGCTGAGAGTGGAGAGTTTTGGGGTTTCTTTGGTGGTTTCGCTCCTCTACCTAGAAAAACAGCTAATGATGAAGACAAAACTTACACTTCAGATATCACACAATTATTTTG TGTGGAGAAGGGACAAGCAAATCCTGTTGAAGGAGATTCTTTGAAAAGAGAGATGCTGGATACAAGCAAGTGTTACATTCTTGATTGTGGACTCGAAGTGTTTGTTTGGATGGGTAGAACCACATCTCTTGATGATAGAAAAGTTGCAAGTGGAGCAGCAgaagtaagttttttttctttatcaaatcTAAAGAAAGTCTTACAATCTCTTTGTTGTGGGTATGCTGATGTTAGAAGAATCATGCAGGAAATGATTCGTTCATCTGAACGACCCAAATCGCAAATGATCCGGATAATAGAGGGGTTTGAAACCGTGACATTTAGATCAAAGTTTGATACCTGGACTCAAGAAACTAATACAACCGTGTCAGAGGATGGTAGAGGCAGAGTTGCTG CACTTTTGCAACGGCAAGGAGTGAATGTGAGAGGCCTGATGAAAGCTGCTCCACCTAAAGAAGAGCCTCAAGCTTTCATTGATTGCACGGGGAATCTGCAGGTTTGGCGTGTGAATGGTCAGGAAAAGATTCTTCTTCAAGCTGCTGATCATTCGAAGTTCTACAGTGGAGATTGCTATGTTTTCCAGTACTCTTATCCTggagaagaaaaggaagaagtTCTTATAGGAACTTGGTTCGGCAAGCAAAGTGTGGAG GAAGAAAGAGCTTCTGCAGTCTCTATGGCGAGCAAAATGGTTGAGACAATGAAGTTTGTGCCAGCTCAA GCTCGCATCTATGAAGGAAAAGAACCTCTTCAGTTCTTTGTGATTATGCAAAGCTTTATAGTTTTTAAG GGTGGTATTAGCAGTggatataagaaatatatagcagagaaagaagttgatgatgataCATACAATGAGAATGGTCTTGCTCTATTCCGCATTCAAGGGTCTGGTCCGGAGAATATGCAAGCCATACAAGTTGACCCG GTTGCTTCATCATTGAACTCCTCATACTGTTACATACTACATAATGATTCTTCTGTCTTTACTTGGATTGGGAATCTAGCAACCTCAACTGACCAGGAACTCGTTGAGAGACAGCTTGATCTTATTAAG CCAAACCTTCAGACTAGAGCACAAAAGGAAGGTTCAGAATCAGAACAGTTCTGGGAGTTATTAGGAGGCAAAAGCGAATATAGGAGCCAAAAGCTCACAAAAGAACCAGAGAGTGACCCTCACTTGTTCTCTTGCTCGTTCACTAAAG acATTCTGAAG GTGACAGAGATATATAACTTCACTCAGGATGACTTGATGACCGAAGATATATTTATTGTTGACTGTCACTCAGAGATCTTTGTCTGGGTTGGCCAAGAAGTAGCCCCCAAGAACAAGTTGCTAGCGTTAACTATTGGAGAG aaATTCATAGAGAAAGATTCTCTCCTGGAAAAGTTATCCCCTGAAGCTCCTATATATGTGATCATGGAAGGTGGTGAGCCAAGTTTCTTCACCCGGTTTTTCACTTCTTGGGATTCCTCTAAATCAGCT atgcatGGAAACTCATTCCAAAGAAAACTCAGAATTGTCAAAAATGGTGGAACTCCAGTTGCAGAA AAGCCGAAACGGCGAACTCCAGCTTCATATAGTGGACGAGCCAGCGTTCCTGACAAGTCCCAGCAGCGGACAAGAAGCATGTCGTTTAGTCCAGAGAGGGTTCGCGTGAGGGGAAGATCTCCAGCGTTCAATGCACTGGCAGCAACATTTGAGAGCCAAAATGCAAGAAACCTCTCAACTCCTCCGCCAGTAGTTAGAAAACTTTACCCCAGATCTGTCACTCCTGATTCATCAAAGCTTGCTCCCAAGTCTTCAGCCATTTCTTCTCGTAGTGCCCTTTTCGAACAACGGTTAAAAACACCTCCCCAAGAACCTTCAGTTTCAAAACCACCCAAAG CGAGCCCAAAGACACCTGAGTCTCCAGCTATGGAATCCAACTCAAAAgggaaggaagagaagaaggaaaATGAGAACGAGGAGGAGAAATCAATGAGCAGCAGGATAGGATCTCTGACGATTCAAGAAGATGCTAAAGAAGGagtggaagatgaagaagacttACCAGCTCACCCATATGAACGTCTCAAGACAACTTCATCTGATCCTGTCTCAGACATTGATGTAACAAGGAGAGAG GCTTACCTTTCATCAGAGGAGTTCAAAGAGAAGTTTGGTATGACTAAAGAAGCTTTCTACAAGCTGCCTaaatggaaacaaaacaaattcaagATGGCTGTTCAACTCTTCTGA